DNA sequence from the Leishmania panamensis strain MHOM/PA/94/PSC-1 chromosome 17 sequence genome:
CCCACCACCGTCTACTTTCTTTGGCTTCTTCACGCCACCGTCCTCTGCAACATCGCCGCTGATATTTGTGCTGCTTCGGTCACTGCCGCTATCGATTTCGCCActgtcgctctcctccttgccGGTCGCAGCGCGACTGAGCTTGCAGGCCAACTTCGACCACGTCGCACACCAACTCGTCCCAAATTTGGCCCGCTCCATCGCCGCAAAGGcagcggaaagagagagggccacGTGTGCTCGCTGCCCTGCTGCCTCGCTCATCGACCCCCTCCCATACTTTGTGGCCTTTATCAAGTTACGCATGCGCGTCACAGCCTCCACGCCCTGGGCAGCAAGCGAGATCGATGGATCGATGCCCGCATGAACGACGACAAGCTGATACGCGCGGAAGCACAGGATGTGGGGGACGGACGCCATGAAGGTGAAGACGTCGTCCGGACAGCCCATCGCCAGTGGGTAGAGACTGCTGCtcgtctcctccaccgtcagcGGAACATCCGCCCTCAACTTCTCGGAGAGCCGCAGCAACACCGCGTCGTGGTTGCCCAGTACGCCAATCGCACCAATGTTGCGCAGACACCGCACAACGCCGTACGAATCAGGGCCCTTGTTAACAAGATCTCCGACGAAAACGCAGACGTCATCCGCAGCTCCATCTTCGGCTAGCGGCGAGGCCGATTCTGTCAGCGGATCCAGCCTCAGCGCAGCCGGGATGCACATAGTCGGGCCACCACCCCCAGAAGGCAAAGGGTCATTCGTGGAGAGCGATGATGCGGACGACGAAGACGTCAGCAAAGTGGGGCAGCGCCGAACAGCGGCGTTAGTGAAGTGAACCTTTACGAGGAGCTCCCGCAGTTGATCAGCGCAGCCATGAATGTCGCCGACGAGGATCAGACGCCCTGTGGCACGACCGCGCACGTCCACAACGCGGAGAGACATAGAGGCTTccgggggggggagggagggggggaagaaaggcaagagaaagaaTGGCGCCGATGTGCCCTCGTGGACTTGTGTGTGCTCACGCcacgaagaaaagcgaggaagagaggaaaggtcAAGACCGTCGCCAAGGCAGTCGGTacagtggggggaggagatgTGAATGCTCCTGCGGTAGTGATGCGGGTGCATGTTTGCCGTCTCTATTGGTGTCATGTCGGCTTGTACGCTAGTGTGTCGGTGCGCGAAGCCACTGCGGGTGCATTAGTGCGTCCCTTGGCGAGAGTGAAGGCCACGGCAGAGTCGAGAACGCAGCACGGGGCTGAGTAGAGAGACGctgtggcgtgtgtgtgtgtggggggggggggggggggggggtgtttATGTATGGCCTGTGCGTCAGGGCAGTAGTccgagagaggcgcacacacaggcacggcGCTGTAGGCAAAGAAAATAACGCGAGGACTTGCGGCTTTCACTCATGACGCTGTGCGTGAGTAGCCGACACGATACAATGTGCTTAGGCGTAAAGCGGGTAGGCCCGCCATGCAGCCTGACTGCCTCCCTCAACCTCGACGCACT
Encoded proteins:
- a CDS encoding bis(5'-nucleosyl)-tetraphosphatase, symmetrical-like protein (TriTrypDB/GeneDB-style sysID: LpmP.17.0540) translates to MCIPAALRLDPLTESASPLAEDGAADDVCVFVGDLVNKGPDSYGVVRCLRNIGAIGVLGNHDAVLLRLSEKLRADVPLTVEETSSSLYPLAMGCPDDVFTFMASVPHILCFRAYQLVVVHAGIDPSISLAAQGVEAVTRMRNLIKATKYGRGSMSEAAGQRAHVALSLSAAFAAMERAKFGTSWCATWSKLACKLSRAATGKEESDSGEIDSGSDRSSTNISGDVAEDGGVKKPKKVDGGGAKWRKRIHPDYAGFTIVYGHDAKRRLQVHPYAYGLDSGCVYGGELTGLVWPSTLVSVPGWANPSPHHKSKV